In Paenibacillus guangzhouensis, a single window of DNA contains:
- a CDS encoding glycoside hydrolase family 30 protein, with translation MTLGSKVDVWWSSEKEPRDRSWFYAPKEIDYRMEARPQLTLSTPDVVECPTITVFPDIAYQEILGIGTSMEESTIHNLLQMSPDKQEEFYTHLLDSNSGVGFNLVRITLGTSDFTARTFYSYNDLEEGETDFLLQRFSIEKDIQFGIVKTLKRMLEISPELLIFASSWSPPAWMKTSGSLKRGQLKEGHEYIEALARYYRKTIQAYQEHGIELYAITVQNEPLLEIDYPSCFMSPERQKELIIALKKELEAYQLNTKIWIFDHNFSEGWMYACPILNATEGRDSSDGIAFHDYEGEPTVMTELKSAYPDQTIHLSERSIWGVAAADRIAQYFRNWASSYNAWVTMLDSTIGEHQWVGTPDPTLMVQNANNRDEYWMTPEFYLSGQFSKFIQRGARRVESNYGWASSVTNVAFMNPDQSLVVVVMNQTEMQQQFRIVCDGKQILSSLPPKTVATYRWMRELSN, from the coding sequence ATGACACTGGGTTCAAAAGTAGATGTTTGGTGGAGCTCGGAGAAAGAGCCTAGGGATAGATCCTGGTTCTACGCTCCTAAGGAAATTGATTATAGAATGGAAGCGAGACCGCAGTTAACTCTCTCGACGCCAGATGTGGTAGAATGTCCGACAATTACCGTATTTCCCGATATTGCATATCAGGAGATTCTTGGTATCGGCACTTCTATGGAAGAGAGTACCATTCACAATCTATTACAAATGTCGCCCGATAAACAGGAAGAGTTCTATACGCATCTGCTCGATTCGAATAGCGGAGTCGGTTTCAATCTCGTACGTATCACACTCGGTACTTCGGACTTCACGGCACGTACGTTTTATTCCTACAATGACTTGGAGGAAGGAGAAACTGATTTTCTGCTACAACGGTTCTCAATCGAAAAGGACATCCAGTTCGGCATCGTAAAGACATTAAAACGGATGTTAGAAATATCGCCCGAATTGCTTATTTTTGCTTCCTCGTGGTCGCCCCCTGCCTGGATGAAGACATCCGGCAGCTTGAAGCGTGGACAACTTAAAGAGGGCCATGAGTACATTGAGGCTCTTGCCCGCTATTATCGTAAAACCATTCAAGCTTATCAAGAGCATGGAATCGAGTTGTACGCGATTACAGTCCAAAATGAACCTTTACTTGAAATCGATTATCCAAGCTGCTTCATGAGTCCGGAGCGCCAGAAAGAGCTTATTATCGCGTTAAAGAAGGAGCTCGAGGCGTACCAGCTAAATACGAAAATCTGGATATTTGATCACAATTTCAGCGAGGGTTGGATGTACGCATGCCCTATCTTGAATGCGACAGAAGGACGTGACTCGTCGGACGGTATTGCATTTCACGATTATGAAGGAGAACCGACAGTGATGACGGAGTTGAAAAGCGCATATCCTGACCAAACGATACATCTGTCGGAAAGGTCGATTTGGGGAGTGGCGGCAGCTGACAGGATTGCCCAATATTTTCGTAACTGGGCTTCCAGTTATAACGCTTGGGTAACAATGCTCGACAGCACGATTGGCGAGCATCAATGGGTAGGAACTCCGGATCCGACTCTCATGGTGCAAAATGCCAACAATAGGGATGAATATTGGATGACACCTGAGTTTTACCTGAGCGGACAGTTTTCAAAATTTATTCAAAGAGGGGCTCGAAGGGTCGAGAGCAATTATGGCTGGGCGAGTTCGGTTACCAATGTCGCTTTTATGAATCCGGATCAATCATTAGTTGTTGTCGTAATGAATCAAACGGAAATGCAGCAACAGTTTCGAATCGTGTGCGATGGCAAGCAGATATTGTCCAGTCTTCCTCCTAAAACGGTAGCTACATATCGTTGGATGCGAGAGTTGAGCAACTAA
- a CDS encoding ABC transporter permease gives MKSQRELFILSLPALIFKLVFSYLPLIGLIVAFKKFRFNLGIFGSKWNGLDNFRFFFVSDNAWRITRNTVMYNVGFIIITMVCALLLALLLNEMSGRAVKVYQTALFLPYFLSWVVVGYIVLAFLEQERGLLDHLWSLFGWESVNWYQEADRWPYILNAVNLWKTVGFSTLVYYAGIIGINPTYYEAARIDGASKLQMIRNITLPLLMPLIVVLVIVAIGGMFRADFGLFYFIPNNSSFLYSTTDVIDTYVFRALRTIGDVGMSAAVGLYQSIIGFILVIAANGIIKKFNKDHALW, from the coding sequence ATGAAGAGTCAGAGAGAGTTATTTATCCTTAGTTTGCCGGCGCTGATTTTTAAGCTTGTTTTCAGCTATTTGCCGTTAATCGGACTTATTGTCGCATTTAAGAAATTCCGATTCAATCTGGGTATATTTGGAAGTAAGTGGAATGGGCTCGACAATTTCCGTTTTTTCTTCGTGTCAGACAATGCTTGGAGAATTACGCGTAATACGGTGATGTATAACGTCGGTTTTATCATCATTACGATGGTATGTGCTTTGCTTCTCGCACTCCTGTTGAACGAGATGTCCGGTAGAGCCGTGAAGGTATATCAGACGGCCTTATTCCTACCTTATTTCCTTTCATGGGTGGTTGTTGGATATATCGTGCTAGCTTTTCTGGAGCAGGAACGAGGATTGCTGGATCATTTATGGTCATTATTCGGTTGGGAATCGGTGAACTGGTATCAGGAAGCGGATCGTTGGCCGTATATATTAAATGCGGTTAACTTGTGGAAAACAGTAGGATTCTCGACACTTGTATATTATGCGGGGATTATTGGGATTAATCCGACCTATTATGAAGCGGCTAGAATCGACGGGGCAAGCAAACTTCAAATGATTCGCAATATAACGCTTCCGTTATTAATGCCACTAATCGTTGTTCTGGTCATTGTGGCAATCGGTGGCATGTTTCGTGCGGACTTTGGCTTATTCTACTTCATACCAAATAACTCCAGTTTCCTGTACTCCACGACAGACGTCATTGATACGTACGTTTTCCGCGCTTTGCGGACCATCGGAGATGTGGGAATGTCTGCCGCGGTAGGTTTATACCAATCGATTATTGGTTTCATTCTCGTCATTGCGGCGAACGGGATCATCAAGAAATTCAATAAAGATCATGCACTATGGTAA
- a CDS encoding ABC transporter substrate-binding protein: protein MKVKSVQIASTLMLALMLVLPACGKSDTPAQPENKTDSQTNNADSGKSEGDSTKSNKEDTSSITFTFFGADPNPNWNNMQDDVGKAITAKTGVTVKAEFEVGGASGQKVALIAASGEYPDLIFAKSDINKMVDAGAMLDLTDLIDKYAPNIKKVVGKYEKRLRYSDEDHAIYVIPSNAAVDGTSFDAGGGFELQHAVVQELGYPKMRTVQDFENAIKAYKEKHPTIDGQPTIGLTLNADDWRMLISVTNPAFYTTGGPDDGEFYIDQNTQKVTYHFRRPEEKEYFRWLNHMNDIGLLDKESFVQKYDQYKAKIATGRVLGLIDQSWDYGDGERALKAAGKYDRGYGHYPITLSEEYKEHSFQSTGFLSGYGVGITKSCKDPVRAIKFLDFLASDEGQILNNWGIEGKHYKMENGKRVVPKEVNDRKINDAINFSKEAGIGFYFLSAHYGDGVKDPTGNYYTTNFPEQIAASYNDVEKDVLSHYNATTWKDLFPKEDEFPVKPWGAAWTISVPSDSEVSVLSNKMKDITWKRVPESIMAKPDKFDAIWDAYQKELIDAGVEKLEQGYETYVKARIKLWNE from the coding sequence ATGAAAGTCAAATCAGTACAAATTGCAAGCACTCTGATGCTAGCCCTCATGCTCGTACTGCCTGCTTGCGGCAAATCGGACACGCCTGCACAACCCGAGAACAAAACGGATTCGCAGACGAATAATGCGGATTCCGGCAAATCCGAAGGAGACAGCACGAAGTCGAACAAGGAAGACACTTCCTCGATTACGTTTACGTTTTTTGGCGCTGACCCGAATCCGAACTGGAACAATATGCAGGACGATGTAGGCAAAGCGATCACGGCTAAAACCGGCGTAACGGTGAAGGCCGAATTTGAAGTAGGCGGAGCCTCAGGGCAGAAGGTTGCTCTGATCGCGGCAAGTGGTGAATACCCGGACTTGATTTTCGCGAAATCCGACATCAACAAAATGGTGGATGCCGGCGCGATGCTGGATTTGACCGATCTGATTGACAAATATGCACCGAATATCAAAAAAGTTGTAGGCAAATACGAGAAAAGGCTTCGTTACAGCGACGAGGATCATGCCATTTACGTAATCCCGTCCAATGCTGCTGTTGACGGGACAAGTTTCGATGCGGGAGGTGGCTTCGAATTGCAGCACGCTGTCGTGCAAGAGCTTGGATATCCGAAGATGCGCACCGTACAAGACTTCGAAAATGCGATCAAGGCCTATAAGGAAAAACATCCGACCATCGACGGTCAGCCGACGATCGGGCTCACCTTGAATGCTGACGACTGGCGTATGTTGATTTCCGTGACAAACCCAGCTTTCTATACGACCGGCGGGCCGGACGACGGCGAATTTTATATCGACCAGAACACGCAAAAGGTGACATATCATTTCCGTCGCCCGGAGGAGAAAGAATATTTCCGATGGCTGAACCATATGAACGATATCGGATTGTTGGATAAAGAGTCATTCGTACAAAAATACGACCAATACAAAGCAAAAATCGCGACAGGGCGCGTACTCGGTCTGATCGACCAAAGCTGGGATTACGGCGATGGTGAAAGAGCGCTGAAAGCAGCCGGCAAGTACGATCGCGGTTACGGCCATTACCCGATCACGTTATCCGAAGAGTATAAGGAGCATTCTTTCCAATCGACTGGATTTTTGTCGGGATATGGCGTAGGCATTACGAAAAGCTGCAAAGACCCGGTGCGAGCGATCAAATTCCTTGACTTTCTTGCCTCCGACGAAGGGCAAATTTTAAACAACTGGGGTATTGAGGGCAAGCATTATAAGATGGAAAACGGCAAACGTGTCGTTCCGAAAGAAGTGAACGACCGCAAAATCAACGATGCGATCAATTTCTCGAAAGAAGCGGGCATCGGCTTTTATTTCCTTTCCGCCCATTACGGCGATGGTGTCAAAGATCCGACTGGCAACTATTATACGACGAATTTCCCAGAGCAAATCGCCGCAAGCTACAACGACGTGGAAAAAGATGTTCTTTCCCATTATAACGCGACGACGTGGAAAGATTTGTTCCCGAAAGAAGATGAATTCCCGGTGAAGCCTTGGGGAGCGGCATGGACGATTTCGGTGCCTTCCGATTCCGAAGTGAGTGTCTTGTCCAATAAAATGAAAGACATCACTTGGAAGCGAGTTCCGGAGTCGATAATGGCCAAACCGGATAAATTCGACGCGATCTGGGACGCATATCAGAAAGAGCTGATTGATGCCGGCGTCGAGAAGCTGGAGCAAGGCTACGAAACATACGTCAAAGCCCGAATCAAGCTATGGAACGAATAA
- a CDS encoding helix-turn-helix transcriptional regulator, with protein MKLLARFPSRKYLQRILLTLIIFVVVVLCVFSLTMYWNMKNTTLHIQSEANRKVLAQVKYNVEYMDEILKNLMMSLYFDNEVIPILNGKDYTYDDIAFKLAKLDKLADSSTYLHSIMLYNAYTDSYLSTNRKIQDNLHGEIQRFEREIDNRLNHQKMKLIPIKITDNSPLSAIDFFSYMMYDKQTNPSEQSKLILNVKPEWIFNNIKVINDLAYDKSSSVLLMDGRGKMYTNENQLSNFLPTPIMERIQSGKAEFEYFTYGSGKDKSIVTVLSLGVYNWKAVSIQSYDYAFRELNGFRNMLIVWTIAFLLLSAVIAYVISARLYRPVETMLNKVRGTVPLELKPFRKKDEWSYLSASYASIMDKANSAELHRFRNRKIIEEFHIRNLLTKSKSLTTEKFRQLLAEHRLPIDGEGPFIIGVCKIDKFEQKMAQASADEQRIYRFALGNIAEEMLSKFCKLAWVEMGENQFVFLASFHGKTISVSSIEGSIKGMQQVIRSYYQLSTTISFVSPFESYRDMENAYTEAQNLMQYRMLLGSSTLITSELVKAEERHEDLLQATHIEKQIIEHLRTGNSEGLVKDFNDFFNYAANLTYTQFMNAVLLMTVTVTRIISEVNENLLRPIEIDVRQFYQEVLKQETADEIKDLFLSLAAQFSDQSNIGDIEKNDILCRTIKAMIAENSMDPDFSLQSIARLLKMSSAYIGRQFKQYSGISVTEYINDVRLDKALELLETKDITINEVMELSGYRSQSYFFKLFKSKYGTSPKNYRLRKAITATKA; from the coding sequence ATGAAGCTATTGGCCAGATTTCCTTCCCGCAAATATTTACAGCGCATTCTACTGACCCTTATTATCTTTGTTGTCGTTGTTCTATGCGTATTCTCGTTGACTATGTATTGGAACATGAAAAACACGACCCTTCATATTCAGTCTGAAGCGAACAGAAAAGTGTTGGCCCAAGTGAAATATAATGTAGAGTACATGGATGAAATATTAAAGAACTTAATGATGTCCCTGTATTTCGATAATGAGGTCATTCCTATTCTGAACGGGAAAGACTATACATACGACGACATCGCCTTCAAATTAGCTAAACTCGATAAACTAGCAGATTCCTCGACATATTTGCATTCTATTATGTTGTACAACGCTTATACCGATAGCTACTTATCCACCAACCGCAAAATTCAAGATAATTTGCACGGCGAGATTCAAAGATTCGAAAGAGAGATCGATAACCGTCTTAATCATCAGAAAATGAAACTGATACCAATTAAGATTACGGATAACTCCCCGTTGTCCGCTATCGATTTCTTTTCTTATATGATGTACGACAAACAAACTAATCCGTCGGAGCAAAGTAAGTTGATTCTAAATGTAAAACCAGAATGGATATTTAACAATATTAAAGTTATCAATGACTTGGCTTACGATAAAAGCAGTTCAGTGCTCTTGATGGATGGAAGAGGGAAAATGTACACGAATGAAAATCAACTTTCGAACTTTCTGCCTACCCCAATCATGGAACGGATTCAATCCGGCAAAGCTGAATTCGAATATTTCACCTACGGCAGTGGGAAAGACAAATCAATTGTTACGGTGCTGTCGTTAGGTGTCTATAATTGGAAGGCTGTCAGTATCCAATCCTATGATTATGCATTCCGGGAGCTAAACGGCTTTCGAAATATGCTTATTGTATGGACGATCGCGTTTTTACTATTATCGGCTGTTATTGCTTACGTCATATCTGCGCGGTTATATCGACCAGTAGAAACGATGCTTAATAAGGTAAGAGGTACCGTCCCGTTGGAATTGAAGCCCTTCAGGAAGAAGGATGAATGGTCTTATTTGTCCGCTAGTTATGCCTCTATCATGGATAAAGCCAATAGCGCGGAACTTCATCGTTTTCGAAATCGGAAAATCATTGAAGAGTTCCATATCCGTAATTTGTTGACGAAAAGTAAGTCCCTGACAACAGAGAAGTTTCGGCAGCTTCTGGCTGAGCATCGACTGCCGATCGATGGAGAAGGACCTTTCATCATTGGCGTTTGCAAAATCGACAAGTTCGAACAAAAAATGGCGCAGGCGAGTGCTGATGAGCAAAGGATATACCGCTTTGCCCTTGGAAATATTGCAGAAGAAATGCTTTCGAAGTTTTGCAAGCTCGCGTGGGTCGAGATGGGGGAAAACCAATTTGTGTTTCTGGCGTCGTTTCATGGAAAGACAATTTCGGTCTCGTCAATTGAAGGTTCGATTAAAGGTATGCAGCAGGTGATTCGAAGTTATTACCAGCTTTCAACAACGATTTCATTCGTATCTCCGTTCGAAAGCTATAGGGATATGGAAAATGCTTATACGGAAGCCCAAAATTTAATGCAGTATCGAATGCTGCTGGGTAGTTCTACTCTTATTACTTCCGAACTCGTAAAAGCAGAAGAACGACATGAAGATCTCCTTCAAGCAACCCATATCGAAAAGCAAATAATCGAGCATCTGAGAACCGGAAACAGTGAAGGCTTAGTCAAGGACTTTAATGATTTTTTTAATTATGCTGCCAATTTAACGTATACCCAGTTTATGAATGCGGTACTGCTCATGACTGTCACGGTTACAAGGATCATTAGCGAAGTCAACGAAAATTTACTTCGTCCAATTGAGATTGACGTCAGGCAGTTTTATCAGGAAGTGTTGAAGCAGGAGACAGCGGATGAAATCAAGGACTTATTCTTATCCCTGGCTGCGCAGTTTTCCGATCAATCCAATATAGGAGATATTGAAAAAAATGATATTTTATGCCGTACAATAAAAGCGATGATCGCCGAGAACAGTATGGATCCTGATTTTAGTTTGCAATCCATTGCCCGCCTTCTAAAGATGTCATCCGCCTATATTGGCCGTCAATTCAAACAATATTCAGGTATCTCCGTAACGGAGTATATTAACGATGTCCGCCTGGACAAGGCTCTTGAATTGCTCGAAACGAAAGACATTACGATTAATGAAGTGATGGAGCTTTCGGGTTATCGGTCCCAAAGCTATTTTTTCAAACTGTTCAAATCCAAGTACGGAACCTCGCCAAAAAACTACCGGCTAAGAAAAGCAATAACTGCTACAAAGGCATGA
- a CDS encoding carbohydrate ABC transporter permease, with protein sequence MAISLSDEGNVVKYGYRFIPKKFSFEGYEAIFKNPGILINAYSVTILITIVGTAAGLLFTAMIAYVMSRKDYRYRRTTTLYVVFTMLFSGGLVPFYILVVKYLHLKDTLWVLIIPYLVNPFYVMIMKGFLDQMPSEIIESAKIDGAGEYRSFFAIVLPLSVPALATVGLFISFVYWNDWWLGLLFIDTDKLVPLQLLLYRTMNTIEFYAANSQHLSGNVDVTKFPSLTARMALAVLGAGPMLFVFPFFQRYFVKGLTVGSLKE encoded by the coding sequence GTGGCTATTTCATTATCGGACGAGGGGAATGTCGTTAAATACGGGTACCGATTTATCCCTAAAAAATTTAGCTTTGAAGGGTACGAAGCCATTTTTAAAAATCCTGGCATTTTAATCAATGCCTACAGCGTAACGATTTTGATCACGATCGTGGGAACGGCGGCAGGGTTGCTGTTCACGGCAATGATCGCCTATGTCATGTCTCGCAAGGATTACCGGTACAGGAGAACGACGACTTTATATGTCGTGTTCACGATGTTATTTAGCGGGGGATTGGTCCCTTTCTACATTCTCGTCGTTAAATACTTGCATCTGAAAGACACGTTATGGGTCCTGATTATCCCTTATCTAGTCAATCCCTTCTACGTCATGATCATGAAAGGGTTCTTGGATCAAATGCCATCGGAAATCATTGAGTCAGCCAAGATCGACGGCGCAGGCGAGTATCGGTCGTTTTTCGCCATTGTGCTGCCTCTCTCTGTTCCTGCCCTAGCGACCGTTGGTCTGTTTATTTCATTTGTCTATTGGAATGACTGGTGGCTGGGTCTCCTGTTCATAGACACCGATAAACTTGTTCCCTTGCAACTACTGCTGTATCGCACGATGAATACGATAGAGTTTTATGCCGCCAACTCCCAGCATTTAAGTGGGAACGTCGATGTCACGAAATTTCCCAGCTTAACGGCGCGGATGGCTTTAGCTGTTCTTGGAGCGGGACCCATGCTTTTTGTCTTTCCGTTCTTTCAACGTTATTTTGTTAAAGGTCTTACTGTAGGCTCGCTTAAAGAGTAA
- a CDS encoding carbohydrate-binding protein, translating into MKNKVLKNATGILLSVALLVPSYAIFKPNIASAAGETVSVWRTNETLTEKLAQQSNIVFSPDVNSSQNTIYVDENVTFQFVDGFGASITDSSAYLMNQKLNASTRNALMTNLFSPTNGIGISWLRQTIGASDFSHIGNYNYKDSPTAPFSIAQDEVDIIPLLQQARNLNPNLKVVASPWSPPGWMKENGSMLGGETATLKAAHYGDLANYFVNFIDAYAAKGVPIYAVTPQNEPRWASTGYPGMYLTPQEEANFVKNNLGPALSGKNVKIFAFDHNWDVDFVPAYYNDTAAANYTSATAWHCYGGEATIMSTMHYLYPNKDTYETECTGGIWTDTTTGQFDVDMKNLTKTIRHWSKNFIAWNIALDTNHGPTNGGCTTCTGLVEINQSNGNVTYGPSYYSMGHLSKFVNPGAVRIASTGYANGIHNVALKNADGSKVLVVYNETTANNVFKVKWGNQSFSYSLPPKSAVTFKWSGQQSTANTIIPNTYALKASAYHEAFSIKPETSGDVGGGLDIGHASNGSWIMFKNVDLAGVTGINVRVANGSSTSTTMEVRSGSPTGTLLGTVPVEGTGSWQTWTTKSEALSGATGVQDIYLVYKGSFNLNGIEFTTSNMTPNLLLNEGFEAGNAASWNDWHPSGQAPAYAVDNDTPRTGTYKLTHYASSAYQQTTYQAVSVPNGTYKASVWVRSSGGQNALRLEASNYGGTTLYHDLGATSTPFTWVELVIDNINVTTGTITIGIHSNAQAGNWAAIDDFKLVKK; encoded by the coding sequence ATGAAAAATAAAGTTTTGAAAAATGCAACTGGGATCCTTCTATCAGTAGCGTTGCTTGTACCTTCTTATGCAATCTTCAAACCGAACATAGCGTCAGCGGCGGGGGAAACCGTGAGTGTCTGGCGCACCAACGAGACGTTAACCGAAAAATTGGCGCAGCAAAGCAATATTGTCTTCTCTCCGGACGTCAACTCGAGCCAAAATACAATTTACGTGGATGAGAATGTGACCTTTCAATTTGTTGACGGCTTTGGAGCGTCGATAACAGACTCTTCAGCTTATTTAATGAATCAGAAGCTTAATGCAAGTACCCGAAATGCCCTTATGACCAATCTGTTTAGTCCGACAAACGGCATTGGCATCAGCTGGTTGCGCCAAACGATCGGTGCTTCAGATTTCTCCCATATTGGCAACTATAATTATAAAGATTCGCCTACGGCTCCTTTTTCGATCGCGCAGGATGAAGTAGATATCATTCCTCTGTTGCAGCAAGCAAGAAATTTGAATCCAAATCTAAAAGTTGTTGCAAGTCCATGGAGTCCGCCGGGGTGGATGAAGGAAAACGGTTCTATGCTTGGAGGCGAAACAGCTACGCTTAAGGCGGCACACTATGGGGATTTAGCTAATTATTTCGTTAATTTTATAGATGCGTATGCGGCGAAGGGTGTACCCATCTACGCCGTTACTCCTCAGAACGAGCCCAGGTGGGCCTCGACCGGGTATCCCGGCATGTATTTAACGCCGCAGGAGGAAGCCAATTTTGTGAAGAACAATTTGGGTCCGGCCTTAAGCGGCAAAAACGTAAAAATATTCGCTTTTGATCATAACTGGGATGTTGATTTCGTACCAGCTTATTACAACGATACCGCTGCAGCGAACTATACCTCAGCTACTGCATGGCACTGCTATGGCGGCGAAGCGACTATCATGTCAACAATGCATTATTTGTATCCGAACAAAGATACGTATGAAACAGAGTGTACAGGCGGGATATGGACGGACACAACGACAGGCCAGTTCGATGTCGACATGAAAAACCTAACCAAAACGATCCGCCATTGGTCCAAAAACTTTATTGCATGGAACATTGCACTTGATACGAATCATGGTCCTACCAATGGAGGTTGTACAACATGCACAGGGCTGGTCGAAATCAATCAAAGCAATGGAAATGTAACTTATGGGCCATCTTATTATTCAATGGGCCATCTAAGCAAGTTTGTTAACCCTGGAGCCGTTCGGATCGCTTCTACCGGCTATGCTAATGGCATCCATAACGTTGCTTTGAAGAATGCGGACGGGAGCAAAGTTCTGGTTGTATATAATGAAACGACTGCGAACAATGTATTTAAAGTAAAGTGGGGTAACCAATCATTCTCATATTCGCTTCCCCCTAAATCGGCGGTTACTTTTAAATGGTCGGGCCAGCAATCTACTGCAAATACAATCATTCCAAATACTTACGCATTGAAAGCTTCGGCATATCACGAGGCATTCTCGATTAAACCTGAAACGTCAGGCGATGTTGGAGGGGGGTTGGATATTGGCCATGCCTCGAACGGAAGTTGGATCATGTTCAAAAATGTAGATCTCGCCGGCGTAACAGGGATTAATGTCCGAGTAGCTAACGGCTCGTCTACGAGCACAACCATGGAAGTAAGATCGGGCAGCCCAACCGGGACATTGCTTGGAACGGTACCCGTAGAAGGAACAGGGAGTTGGCAAACATGGACAACGAAAAGTGAAGCTTTAAGCGGGGCCACTGGCGTTCAGGATATTTACCTTGTGTATAAAGGCAGTTTCAACTTAAATGGTATTGAGTTCACTACTTCGAACATGACGCCTAATTTATTGCTTAATGAGGGATTTGAAGCGGGCAATGCCGCAAGCTGGAACGACTGGCATCCATCCGGTCAGGCACCCGCATATGCTGTGGACAACGATACCCCTAGAACAGGTACCTATAAGCTGACGCATTATGCTTCATCGGCGTACCAACAAACGACGTATCAAGCGGTATCGGTACCGAATGGAACATACAAGGCATCCGTATGGGTCCGCTCAAGCGGCGGTCAAAACGCATTACGCTTGGAAGCGAGTAATTATGGAGGAACAACGTTATATCACGATCTTGGAGCGACATCGACTCCATTCACGTGGGTGGAGCTTGTGATTGATAATATTAACGTGACGACGGGCACAATCACAATCGGTATCCACTCTAATGCACAAGCAGGCAATTGGGCGGCAATCGATGATTTTAAGTTAGTCAAAAAATAA
- a CDS encoding ABC transporter substrate-binding protein, producing the protein MMVKVKRRVMHAAFATVLGLSLVLTACSGGKPLNEVSKETTPRNQESADAGNQLEPVELTWYYPQWSIQPDTQKVQDAINKITTKKINATIRLMPTDGGSYEQKLNTMVAANEKFDIAWTSFWMFNYAQNARRGAFVEIGPMLEKNAPELKKTFPDLVWEALKVDGKIYSILNYQTITNKEGFLIQKRFADKYGLNPGTIKTIKDIEPFLTKIKENEPDIIPFGMTRGGNFENMKTTFNNIEYISNEAIVGIYRGDSETKVMDVIQSPEYKEYLNLMNGWYQKGLINKDAPTVKALDDRKKAGQLAVTFHNVLKPGREAEEKNASGGQDIITVPTSEPYVGTNTIIQSMQAISQTSENSERALMFLNLLNSDKELLNLVCYGIEGEHYTRISENTIKPLENSKYNPNITWVFGNGFLADLQEGQSQEVRDQTLKENSEAQSSPILGFTFDPEPVQTEIANIQAVNDEYGPSLNTGAAKNLDQKLAEYIEKRKKAGVEKIVAEVQKQLDAWKRQTGK; encoded by the coding sequence ATGATGGTAAAGGTAAAAAGAAGAGTCATGCATGCCGCGTTTGCAACGGTACTTGGTTTATCGCTGGTTTTGACGGCATGCAGCGGGGGAAAACCCTTGAACGAAGTCAGCAAGGAGACGACACCGAGAAATCAAGAGAGCGCGGATGCTGGCAACCAGTTGGAGCCGGTTGAGCTTACCTGGTATTATCCGCAATGGAGTATCCAACCGGATACTCAAAAGGTCCAGGATGCGATTAACAAAATAACAACCAAGAAAATCAACGCCACGATCAGATTAATGCCTACGGATGGCGGCAGTTATGAACAGAAATTAAATACGATGGTAGCTGCAAACGAAAAGTTTGATATTGCCTGGACGTCATTCTGGATGTTTAATTATGCTCAAAACGCGCGGCGTGGTGCTTTTGTCGAGATCGGTCCGATGCTCGAGAAGAATGCTCCCGAGCTGAAGAAGACTTTCCCGGATCTGGTTTGGGAAGCCCTTAAGGTAGATGGCAAAATTTACAGCATTCTGAATTATCAGACGATTACAAATAAGGAAGGCTTCCTTATCCAAAAGCGCTTTGCCGATAAGTACGGGCTTAATCCTGGCACGATCAAAACGATTAAAGATATCGAACCTTTTCTGACGAAAATTAAGGAGAACGAACCGGATATTATTCCGTTCGGGATGACGCGCGGAGGCAACTTCGAGAACATGAAGACGACCTTCAACAACATTGAATATATTTCTAACGAAGCGATCGTCGGAATCTATCGCGGCGACTCGGAGACGAAGGTCATGGATGTCATTCAATCGCCGGAGTATAAGGAATATTTGAACCTCATGAATGGTTGGTACCAAAAAGGATTAATCAATAAGGATGCTCCTACAGTCAAAGCGTTAGATGATCGGAAAAAAGCGGGACAACTTGCCGTTACATTCCATAATGTTCTGAAGCCTGGCAGGGAAGCGGAAGAAAAGAACGCATCCGGTGGCCAGGATATTATTACAGTACCTACATCCGAGCCATATGTGGGAACAAATACAATTATTCAGTCTATGCAAGCCATCAGTCAAACATCGGAAAATTCGGAGCGCGCTTTAATGTTTTTAAACCTACTGAATTCAGACAAAGAACTGTTGAACCTGGTCTGCTACGGCATCGAAGGAGAACATTATACTCGTATATCGGAAAATACGATCAAGCCTCTCGAGAACAGCAAATATAACCCCAATATTACATGGGTATTCGGAAACGGCTTTCTTGCCGACTTGCAAGAAGGTCAAAGCCAAGAAGTAAGAGACCAAACGTTGAAGGAAAATAGCGAAGCTCAATCCTCACCGATTCTTGGGTTTACGTTTGATCCGGAACCCGTTCAAACGGAAATCGCGAATATACAAGCCGTTAACGATGAATATGGACCATCGCTGAACACAGGGGCGGCGAAGAACTTGGATCAGAAATTGGCGGAATATATTGAAAAGCGGAAAAAAGCAGGTGTAGAGAAAATAGTGGCGGAAGTGCAGAAGCAATTGGATGCGTGGAAACGACAAACCGGGAAATAA